A DNA window from Acinetobacter sp. 10FS3-1 contains the following coding sequences:
- the glnA gene encoding type I glutamate--ammonia ligase: MSMANKVLQLIQESGAKWVDFRFTDTKGKEQHVTYPSDSIDEDTFEDGKMFDGSSIAGWKGIEASDMILRPDAETCFLDPFFAEPTVVVTCDVIEPSTGQGYDRDPRSIARRAEEYLKSTGIGDTAFFGPEPEFFVFDEVKWEIDMSGARHTLIAEEAAWSTGNDYEAGNSGHRPRVKGGYFPVPPVDSSQDMRADMCAKIEDIMGPGRVEVHHHEVASCQLEIGVSFNTMVRKADEVQQFKYAVWNVAHQYAKTATFMPKPMVGDNGSGMHVHMSISKDGKNLFAGDEYAGLSEMALYFIGGIIKHARSLNAITNPSTNSYKRLVPHFEAPIMLAYSARNRSASIRIPYVSSPKGKRIEARFPDPMMNPYLGFAALLMAGLDGIQNKIHPGEAADKNLYDLPPEEEAKIPTVAHSLEMALEALEADHDYLLKGGVFSKDMLDAYIEIKTEEVRRLNTTTHPVEFDMYYSL, from the coding sequence ATGAGCATGGCGAACAAGGTCCTTCAACTCATACAAGAAAGTGGCGCAAAATGGGTCGATTTTCGCTTTACTGATACCAAGGGTAAAGAACAGCATGTCACTTACCCATCAGACAGTATTGATGAAGATACGTTTGAAGACGGGAAAATGTTTGACGGTTCGTCAATCGCTGGATGGAAAGGCATTGAAGCATCCGACATGATTTTACGTCCAGATGCAGAAACTTGCTTCTTAGATCCGTTCTTCGCAGAGCCAACAGTTGTTGTAACTTGTGATGTCATTGAACCATCGACTGGTCAGGGTTATGACCGTGATCCACGCTCTATCGCTCGCCGTGCAGAAGAGTATTTAAAGTCGACAGGTATTGGTGATACAGCATTCTTTGGCCCAGAACCAGAATTCTTCGTATTTGACGAAGTAAAATGGGAAATCGACATGTCTGGCGCACGCCATACATTGATCGCTGAAGAAGCTGCATGGTCAACCGGTAACGATTATGAAGCCGGTAACTCTGGTCACCGTCCACGTGTTAAAGGCGGTTATTTCCCGGTTCCTCCTGTAGATTCTTCACAAGATATGCGCGCAGATATGTGTGCAAAAATTGAAGATATTATGGGGCCAGGCCGTGTAGAAGTACATCACCACGAAGTTGCATCTTGCCAATTAGAAATTGGGGTGAGCTTTAATACTATGGTGCGTAAAGCTGATGAAGTTCAACAGTTCAAATATGCGGTTTGGAACGTTGCCCATCAATACGCGAAAACTGCAACCTTTATGCCTAAACCGATGGTTGGCGATAACGGTTCTGGTATGCATGTTCACATGTCGATCTCTAAAGATGGCAAGAACCTGTTTGCAGGTGATGAATATGCAGGCCTTTCAGAAATGGCCCTGTATTTCATTGGCGGTATCATCAAACATGCGCGTTCATTAAATGCGATCACTAACCCTTCTACTAACTCGTACAAGCGTTTAGTACCACATTTTGAAGCACCCATTATGCTGGCTTATTCAGCGCGTAACCGTTCTGCATCAATCCGTATTCCATACGTATCTAGCCCGAAAGGCAAACGTATTGAAGCGCGCTTCCCTGATCCAATGATGAACCCGTACCTGGGTTTTGCTGCTTTGTTGATGGCAGGTCTGGACGGTATCCAAAATAAGATCCACCCAGGTGAAGCTGCTGATAAAAACTTGTATGATCTTCCTCCTGAAGAAGAAGCAAAAATCCCTACAGTGGCTCATAGTCTGGAAATGGCACTGGAGGCACTCGAAGCTGACCATGACTACCTGTTAAAAGGTGGCGTGTTCTCTAAAGATATGCTTGATGCCTATATCGAAATTAAAACGGAAGAAGTTCGCCGTTTAAATACCACAACTCACCCGGTTGAATTCGATATGTACTACAGTCTTTAA
- a CDS encoding chorismate--pyruvate lyase family protein — MQQIPAELKSWLYASGSLTQQLTDLANGKFNVQPVKEHFQRLSFSDARWMGMPHQHTSWVRESHLYGCEAQPWVKAKSIFPILSLQKRARIFQHIGKKPIGWFLFQRTNPQCERRVLWLEDGWTRQSCYTWHGCKFIVQETFLPSFEQFLQHQTSLQHR, encoded by the coding sequence ATGCAGCAAATCCCTGCTGAATTGAAATCATGGCTGTATGCTTCAGGGTCTTTAACGCAGCAGCTGACAGATTTAGCGAATGGAAAATTCAATGTTCAGCCAGTCAAAGAGCATTTTCAGCGCTTAAGCTTCAGTGATGCACGGTGGATGGGAATGCCACATCAGCATACCTCATGGGTACGGGAAAGCCATTTATATGGCTGTGAAGCTCAGCCTTGGGTGAAAGCAAAAAGTATTTTTCCTATTTTAAGTTTGCAAAAACGGGCACGGATTTTTCAGCATATTGGTAAAAAGCCGATTGGCTGGTTTTTATTTCAACGTACCAATCCTCAGTGTGAGCGCCGTGTGTTATGGCTTGAAGATGGCTGGACCAGGCAGAGCTGCTATACTTGGCACGGTTGTAAATTTATTGTGCAAGAGACTTTTTTGCCCAGTTTTGAGCAGTTTTTACAACATCAGACTTCATTACAACATCGTTAA
- the ubiA gene encoding 4-hydroxybenzoate octaprenyltransferase translates to MATLQTITWRQRFEAYYYLCRFDKPIGTELVFWPTMWALWIAAEGVPDLTILIAMILGTIFMRAAGCAINDFADRKVDAHVDRTKNRPLATGVISAREAVWVFLALVAASACTLFFLPIATFYCALAGLALAFIYPFMKRYTHLPQVVLGMAFSWGIPMSFTAMGKPLDWSCWLLYFGNLAWTVAYDTQYAITDREYDLKIGVKSTAILFGKYDITMISALQAVSVVLIGSALYIEHLLVPFGLIALLVVIADFIYQWTKTKEKEPHWCFWAFRHNRWVGLIIFTGIFLALW, encoded by the coding sequence ATGGCAACTTTGCAAACGATCACATGGCGTCAGCGTTTTGAGGCTTATTATTATCTCTGTCGTTTTGATAAGCCGATTGGTACAGAACTGGTATTCTGGCCAACCATGTGGGCGTTATGGATTGCTGCGGAAGGTGTTCCTGATTTAACCATCTTAATTGCCATGATTTTAGGCACTATTTTTATGCGAGCTGCGGGTTGTGCGATCAACGATTTTGCCGACCGAAAAGTGGATGCTCATGTAGACCGCACCAAAAACCGGCCGCTGGCAACCGGAGTTATTTCAGCACGTGAAGCGGTTTGGGTATTTTTGGCTCTGGTCGCTGCCAGCGCCTGCACCTTGTTTTTTCTGCCCATAGCGACATTCTATTGCGCGCTTGCTGGTCTGGCGCTTGCGTTTATTTACCCCTTTATGAAGCGATATACGCATTTGCCGCAAGTCGTGCTGGGCATGGCATTTTCATGGGGAATTCCCATGTCATTCACAGCAATGGGCAAGCCGCTCGATTGGAGTTGCTGGCTGCTGTATTTTGGTAATCTGGCCTGGACTGTGGCTTATGACACTCAATATGCAATTACTGACCGTGAATACGATTTAAAAATCGGGGTAAAATCGACCGCTATTCTTTTTGGGAAATACGATATTACAATGATTTCTGCGCTACAGGCTGTGAGTGTTGTGCTCATAGGTAGTGCACTATATATAGAACACCTGTTGGTGCCATTTGGCCTGATTGCTTTACTGGTGGTGATTGCAGATTTTATCTATCAATGGACTAAAACCAAAGAGAAAGAGCCGCACTGGTGTTTCTGGGCATTTCGTCATAATCGTTGGGTAGGTTTGATAATATTCACCGGAATTTTTCTGGCACTCTGGTAA
- a CDS encoding lipase family protein, translating into MNKIMKNGFKKTCLAVMCSMTLFLTACHNDDDNRSFQPQEKVFLGQKAYSADILAEASNIQVMRYNMPNVRGERAEATAMVLYPNTPQPKDGWRVVVWEHGTVGSGDSCAPTNNLLNSNLKVLARSLLTQGYVIVAPDYEGLGTQGIHPYLNLDSAAQSAIYAVKAFKQQQGSRFNGAWVSVGQSQGGHASLATAEFADRDSNYKAAVAAAPASSLGRIIGEIAPQALKAMVDAGQDERAKAVYAELLAYAAYVGVGIKAYEPAFNYRNIFSERAGIVAEKAEGTTGENGLCLQPLITEYINDINLYLNTNPGKTVIDYPGLVANFQDNSSVKKFLLENQPATEKINVPVMIIQGTADTAVPYIITDALQKNLANMGTAVTFVPVSNATHTEAIVKSNDLLVSFIETHMPAGVSP; encoded by the coding sequence ATGAATAAGATAATGAAAAACGGTTTTAAAAAGACCTGTCTGGCAGTGATGTGTTCAATGACATTATTCCTGACGGCGTGTCATAACGATGATGATAACAGGTCATTTCAGCCCCAGGAAAAAGTATTCTTGGGTCAGAAAGCCTATAGTGCAGATATACTTGCGGAAGCATCCAATATTCAGGTCATGCGCTATAACATGCCAAATGTACGTGGTGAGCGGGCTGAGGCTACGGCGATGGTTTTGTATCCGAATACACCACAGCCAAAAGATGGCTGGCGTGTCGTTGTCTGGGAGCATGGTACGGTAGGTAGTGGCGATTCATGTGCGCCAACGAATAACCTGCTCAACTCTAACCTTAAAGTGCTTGCACGTAGCCTGCTTACACAAGGATATGTCATTGTGGCACCAGATTATGAGGGCTTGGGCACCCAGGGAATCCATCCTTATTTGAATCTGGATAGTGCTGCTCAATCAGCAATTTATGCAGTAAAAGCATTTAAACAGCAGCAGGGCAGTAGATTTAATGGGGCTTGGGTATCTGTCGGGCAATCTCAGGGAGGGCATGCCTCTCTGGCAACAGCAGAGTTTGCGGATCGTGATTCAAATTATAAGGCAGCAGTTGCAGCAGCTCCGGCATCAAGCTTAGGACGTATTATTGGTGAAATAGCACCACAAGCTTTAAAAGCTATGGTGGATGCTGGGCAAGATGAGAGGGCCAAAGCGGTCTATGCTGAGTTGCTGGCTTATGCAGCCTATGTGGGCGTCGGGATTAAGGCCTATGAACCAGCTTTTAACTATCGCAATATTTTTTCGGAACGAGCTGGCATTGTTGCTGAAAAAGCCGAAGGGACGACGGGGGAAAATGGATTATGTCTACAGCCTCTAATTACTGAATATATTAATGATATTAATCTTTACCTGAATACTAATCCGGGGAAAACTGTTATTGATTATCCAGGATTGGTTGCGAACTTTCAGGATAATTCTTCAGTCAAAAAGTTCCTGCTTGAAAACCAGCCTGCAACTGAAAAAATCAATGTGCCAGTCATGATTATCCAGGGAACGGCAGATACGGCAGTGCCTTATATAATCACTGATGCTTTACAGAAAAACTTGGCAAATATGGGTACCGCTGTCACTTTTGTACCTGTGTCAAATGCAACGCATACCGAAGCTATTGTAAAAAGTAATGATCTGCTGGTATCGTTTATTGAAACGCATATGCCGGCTGGTGTCAGTCCTTAA
- a CDS encoding diaminopimelate dehydrogenase, giving the protein MQNSIRIGIAGYGNLGRGVETAIHKNPDMQLVGIFTRRAPSSVTPCFAETQVYSMDALLNDFSDKIDVLILCGGSKDDLPQQGPIFASKFNIVDSFDTHARIPEYYAAVDGPATANNKTALISIGWDPGMFSINRLFGEALLPDGETYTFWGKGLSQGHSDAVRRVPGVKAGVQYTIPSSDAIEQVRSGARPNLSTKDKHHRECYVVLEQGADAVRVEQAIVTMPDYFADYNTTVNFISEETLLKDHQRMPHGGFVIRSGNTSDEQAQVIEFSLKLNSNPEFTASVLVAYARACYRLNQTQQYGAKTAFDVAPGLLSIKTPEQLRKELL; this is encoded by the coding sequence ATGCAAAACTCTATTCGTATTGGTATCGCAGGTTACGGTAATCTTGGCCGTGGTGTTGAAACTGCAATTCACAAAAATCCTGATATGCAACTTGTGGGTATTTTCACTCGCCGCGCACCTAGCAGTGTTACTCCCTGCTTTGCAGAAACTCAGGTTTATAGCATGGATGCATTATTAAATGATTTTAGCGATAAAATTGATGTGCTTATTCTTTGTGGCGGCTCTAAAGATGACCTACCGCAACAAGGCCCGATTTTTGCAAGTAAATTCAATATCGTAGATAGCTTTGATACCCATGCACGCATTCCGGAATACTATGCAGCAGTAGATGGGCCTGCAACTGCCAATAATAAAACAGCCCTGATCTCTATTGGTTGGGATCCAGGCATGTTTTCAATTAATCGTTTATTTGGTGAAGCTTTATTGCCAGATGGTGAAACCTATACATTCTGGGGTAAAGGCTTAAGTCAGGGCCACTCCGATGCAGTCCGCCGTGTACCAGGCGTGAAAGCCGGTGTTCAATATACCATTCCATCTAGCGATGCAATTGAACAGGTACGCAGTGGCGCTCGCCCTAACTTAAGCACTAAAGATAAGCATCATCGTGAATGTTATGTGGTATTAGAACAAGGTGCTGATGCTGTAAGAGTTGAACAGGCTATTGTAACAATGCCGGATTACTTCGCCGACTATAATACGACTGTGAATTTTATCAGTGAGGAAACCTTACTGAAAGATCACCAGCGTATGCCACATGGCGGTTTTGTTATCCGTAGCGGCAATACCAGTGATGAGCAGGCTCAAGTCATTGAGTTTTCTTTGAAACTGAATAGTAATCCTGAATTTACTGCAAGCGTTTTAGTGGCATATGCCCGTGCCTGCTACCGCCTGAATCAAACTCAGCAGTATGGTGCCAAAACAGCATTCGATGTAGCACCTGGATTGCTTTCAATCAAAACACCTGAGCAATTACGTAAAGAACTGCTCTAA
- a CDS encoding DUF2726 domain-containing protein: MFNLSQFIFFVIGCMASFALICLLFPRLFTRRQKFYPKPVITAFESRMFVRLKEAFPHHHILAQVAFSALITHDHMKMRNQFNRKVTDFVVLDREYKVVAIIELDDPSHIGKEQEDAERDAMLIAAGYTVIRYTDIPSIRQLQQNLR, encoded by the coding sequence GTGTTTAATTTGAGTCAGTTTATATTTTTTGTGATTGGCTGCATGGCGAGTTTTGCCTTAATTTGCCTGCTCTTTCCACGCCTGTTTACCCGTCGGCAGAAGTTTTATCCCAAACCGGTCATTACTGCTTTTGAAAGCAGAATGTTTGTACGCCTAAAAGAAGCTTTTCCTCATCATCATATTTTGGCACAAGTTGCATTTAGCGCCTTAATCACTCATGACCACATGAAAATGCGCAATCAATTTAACCGTAAAGTAACCGATTTTGTGGTACTGGATCGTGAGTATAAGGTGGTTGCCATTATTGAGCTGGACGACCCCAGCCATATCGGTAAAGAACAGGAAGATGCGGAACGTGATGCCATGCTAATTGCAGCAGGTTATACAGTCATCCGCTATACAGACATTCCAAGCATCCGACAATTACAACAGAATTTAAGATAA
- a CDS encoding superoxide dismutase: MTTITLPALPYGYEDLAPHISKETLEYHHDKHHNTYVVNLNNLIKGTDLEGKTLEEIIMATAGDASKAGVFNNAAQVWNHTFYWNCMAKNGGGKATGTLAAKIDEAFGSYEKFAEEFATAATTQFGSGWAWLVADEVNGKLSIMKTSNADTPMAHGKVAVLTIDVWEHAYYIDFRNARPKYISTFLESLVNWDYANAKYAGQPAGVEK, translated from the coding sequence ATGACAACCATTACTTTACCTGCTCTACCTTACGGTTATGAAGATCTTGCTCCTCATATCAGCAAAGAAACTTTAGAATACCATCATGATAAACACCATAATACTTATGTGGTTAACCTGAACAACCTGATCAAAGGTACTGACCTTGAAGGTAAAACTTTAGAAGAGATCATCATGGCAACTGCTGGTGATGCATCTAAAGCAGGTGTGTTCAACAACGCAGCTCAAGTTTGGAACCACACGTTCTACTGGAACTGTATGGCTAAAAATGGTGGCGGTAAAGCAACTGGCACTTTAGCTGCAAAAATCGACGAAGCTTTCGGTTCTTACGAAAAATTTGCCGAAGAGTTTGCAACTGCTGCAACCACTCAGTTTGGTTCAGGCTGGGCTTGGTTAGTAGCTGATGAAGTGAATGGTAAACTTTCTATCATGAAAACTTCAAACGCAGATACACCAATGGCTCACGGTAAAGTTGCAGTGTTAACAATTGATGTTTGGGAACATGCTTACTACATCGATTTCCGCAATGCGCGTCCTAAGTACATCTCGACTTTCTTGGAAAGCTTGGTAAACTGGGATTACGCAAACGCAAAATATGCTGGCCAACCTGCTGGTGTTGAGAAATAA
- a CDS encoding Nif3-like dinuclear metal center hexameric protein → MADLNDIIQWCNQTLLTHEFKDYAPNGLQIEGRAEVKKIVCAVSASQGAIEAAIEQGADLLLVHHGYFWKGEPYPITGMRGKRIKALIQNDISLVGYHLPLDSHPTLGNNAAIADLLGLENIEQLDPSERHPIGNIGYLKQPMSPEYFKSHVSEKLGFDAIHLPADKNQIHKVGFCTGGAQDYIYKAAAADCDAYISGEVSERTFYEAQELNVHYYACGHHATEKYGVQRLAKAISEQFNIEYAYYELNNPI, encoded by the coding sequence ATGGCGGATTTAAACGATATTATTCAGTGGTGTAATCAGACTTTACTTACGCATGAGTTCAAGGATTATGCACCAAATGGTCTACAGATCGAAGGCCGCGCTGAAGTAAAAAAAATTGTATGTGCAGTCAGTGCCTCACAAGGCGCAATTGAAGCAGCGATTGAACAGGGCGCCGATTTGTTATTGGTGCATCATGGCTATTTCTGGAAAGGTGAACCTTACCCCATTACCGGTATGCGCGGTAAACGGATTAAAGCCTTAATCCAAAATGATATCTCTCTGGTTGGCTATCATCTGCCTTTAGACAGTCATCCAACTTTAGGCAATAATGCGGCGATTGCAGATTTATTAGGGCTGGAAAATATCGAACAGTTGGATCCGAGTGAACGCCATCCAATTGGCAATATTGGCTATTTAAAACAACCGATGAGTCCTGAATATTTTAAAAGCCATGTTTCAGAAAAACTTGGCTTTGATGCAATTCATCTTCCTGCGGACAAGAATCAAATTCATAAAGTCGGTTTCTGTACCGGTGGTGCGCAGGATTATATTTATAAAGCAGCGGCCGCAGATTGTGATGCCTATATTTCTGGCGAAGTGAGCGAACGTACTTTTTATGAAGCTCAGGAACTGAATGTACATTATTATGCCTGTGGCCATCATGCCACTGAAAAATACGGTGTGCAGCGCTTGGCCAAAGCGATTTCAGAACAGTTTAATATTGAGTATGCTTATTACGAATTAAACAATCCGATTTAA
- a CDS encoding S1C family serine protease, translating to MRRTFTWLPWVLLILVIIGFLGWQQLQKPKAPIAPDGVKMPAEKVEPLIDTTRSGGIVSYNAAVKVAAPAVVNIFTTQKVKQQAHPLLTDPVFREFFGDQLPEQFSQSPNENSLGSGVIVRPDGYILTNNHVIAQADQIVVALHDGRRAEARVVGTDPDTDLAVIKIELEQLPVLPFKLSGNEVGDVVLAIGNPFGVGQTVTQGIISATGRSDLGINTYEDFIQTDAAINPGNSGGALIDVAGNLIGVNTAIFSQTGGSLGIGFAIPAKICQQVMNAILKDGRVVRGWLGISLLPSERNDVLQPKETGVMVAEVLADGPAAKAGIQRGDKILKVNNEVITSASHLINFVAIQAPNSTMQVEVERNGKILILDVVVSERKTQNSSSQYIPLPG from the coding sequence GTGCGCCGGACCTTTACATGGTTACCATGGGTATTACTGATTTTAGTCATTATCGGTTTTTTGGGGTGGCAACAACTGCAAAAACCGAAAGCACCAATTGCGCCTGATGGCGTCAAAATGCCAGCCGAAAAAGTAGAACCCCTGATTGATACGACACGTTCAGGTGGAATTGTTTCTTATAACGCAGCAGTAAAAGTCGCGGCACCAGCCGTTGTCAATATTTTTACCACTCAAAAGGTGAAACAGCAGGCTCATCCCTTACTGACTGATCCGGTATTTCGTGAATTTTTTGGTGACCAGTTGCCAGAGCAATTTAGCCAAAGCCCGAATGAAAACAGTCTGGGTTCGGGGGTAATTGTACGTCCGGATGGTTATATTTTAACGAATAATCATGTGATTGCTCAGGCAGATCAGATTGTGGTTGCGTTACATGATGGCCGTCGTGCTGAAGCCAGAGTCGTCGGCACCGATCCTGATACTGATCTGGCTGTCATTAAAATTGAACTGGAACAATTGCCGGTACTGCCATTCAAGCTTAGTGGCAATGAGGTGGGTGATGTGGTTCTGGCGATTGGTAACCCCTTTGGTGTGGGACAAACTGTGACTCAGGGGATTATCTCGGCAACTGGTCGTTCGGATTTAGGGATTAATACCTATGAAGACTTTATTCAAACGGATGCGGCCATTAACCCGGGTAATTCAGGGGGCGCATTAATTGATGTGGCGGGTAATCTGATTGGTGTAAATACCGCAATTTTCTCGCAAACTGGGGGATCTTTGGGTATTGGTTTTGCCATTCCGGCTAAAATTTGTCAGCAGGTCATGAATGCAATTTTAAAAGATGGGCGTGTAGTGCGTGGCTGGTTGGGGATTAGCTTATTGCCAAGTGAGCGAAATGATGTGCTACAGCCGAAAGAAACTGGTGTCATGGTTGCGGAAGTACTTGCAGATGGTCCAGCAGCCAAGGCTGGTATCCAGCGTGGCGATAAAATTCTGAAGGTTAATAATGAAGTGATTACTTCGGCATCGCATCTGATTAACTTTGTCGCCATACAGGCGCCTAACAGTACGATGCAGGTTGAAGTCGAACGTAACGGTAAAATCCTGATATTGGACGTGGTGGTAAGTGAGCGTAAGACACAAAATAGTTCTTCACAATACATTCCTTTGCCAGGTTAA
- a CDS encoding transposase family protein: protein MHDFELFKCNLNQIPVGAFILADKGYQGIYTVYPNSLLPLKAKKRCKLDTELKIYNQEINKRRIAIEHVFGRLKTFKILAEQYRNRGKRLGLRFNLIAAIYNLELSKK from the coding sequence ATACATGATTTTGAACTCTTTAAATGCAACTTGAATCAGATTCCTGTAGGTGCCTTTATCCTTGCAGATAAGGGCTATCAGGGAATTTATACAGTGTATCCAAATAGCCTATTGCCTCTAAAAGCAAAGAAGCGCTGTAAACTGGATACTGAACTAAAAATCTATAATCAGGAAATCAACAAAAGAAGAATAGCAATTGAGCATGTATTTGGTCGCTTAAAAACCTTCAAAATTCTTGCTGAGCAATATCGCAATCGAGGCAAAAGACTGGGATTAAGATTCAATTTAATTGCGGCAATCTATAATTTGGAACTGAGTAAAAAATGA
- a CDS encoding IS110 family transposase, giving the protein MFYLGIDVAKAKIDCCLILENSASKKKTKTFSNTPKGFEQLQTWLKQHAATSTQTIILMEATSIYHELLAKYLFDADYQVCVTNPARARYFAQSMSKLNKTDKVDSEVLARFAMTADLHFWQPLPQPIQFLNALLDRRAVLCEDLQREKNRLEKAESTFTMEPVLQSIHKSIRQLNKHIQGIDQQIDAHIDQNPDLRNDKELLSSIPAIADRTSLLMLSFLRSHTFESASQAAAFVGLVPIQKQSGSSIHGRSRLSKAGSSKIRAGLYMAAIVATRHNPHIRGMNERLLANGKTKMMAIGAAMRKLVHLCYGVLKHQQPYQADY; this is encoded by the coding sequence ATGTTTTATCTTGGTATTGATGTTGCTAAAGCTAAAATTGATTGCTGTTTAATTTTAGAAAATTCTGCAAGTAAAAAGAAAACCAAAACTTTTTCAAATACACCAAAAGGTTTTGAGCAACTTCAAACCTGGCTAAAGCAGCATGCTGCAACTTCTACGCAGACCATTATCTTAATGGAAGCCACATCTATTTATCATGAACTCTTGGCTAAATATTTATTTGATGCGGACTATCAAGTCTGTGTAACCAATCCTGCCAGAGCTCGATATTTTGCTCAGAGTATGTCTAAGCTAAATAAAACAGACAAGGTGGATAGTGAAGTTCTAGCTCGATTTGCGATGACTGCCGATCTACATTTTTGGCAACCTTTACCCCAACCTATTCAATTTCTGAATGCTTTGCTAGATAGAAGAGCTGTGCTTTGTGAAGATTTACAACGTGAAAAGAATCGTTTGGAAAAAGCAGAGTCTACCTTCACGATGGAACCTGTACTTCAGTCTATCCATAAGAGTATTAGGCAGTTAAACAAGCACATTCAGGGTATCGACCAGCAAATTGATGCTCATATCGATCAGAATCCTGATTTAAGAAATGATAAAGAACTGCTCAGCAGTATTCCAGCTATTGCAGATCGAACCAGTTTATTAATGCTCAGTTTCTTGCGCAGCCATACTTTTGAAAGCGCTAGTCAAGCGGCCGCCTTTGTTGGCTTGGTCCCCATTCAAAAGCAATCAGGTAGCTCCATTCATGGCAGAAGCCGTTTATCCAAAGCGGGCTCTTCCAAAATACGTGCCGGTTTATATATGGCAGCCATTGTCGCAACTCGGCATAATCCCCACATTAGAGGGATGAATGAAAGATTATTGGCCAATGGTAAAACCAAAATGATGGCGATTGGAGCTGCGATGAGGAAGTTGGTTCATCTTTGTTATGGTGTACTCAAACACCAACAACCTTATCAAGCGGATTATTGA
- a CDS encoding carboxymuconolactone decarboxylase family protein has protein sequence MSQQDYENGLKVRTEVMGASFVQRAQENTVPFTQPLQDWINEHAWGSTWQREGVLPRKYRSLITLAFLTALKSPTELKGHVRGALNNGASVEEIQEVLLHSLPYCGAPATQEAFRAALEVIQDYQANQQN, from the coding sequence ATGTCACAACAAGATTATGAAAATGGCCTGAAAGTCCGTACTGAAGTGATGGGCGCAAGTTTTGTGCAACGTGCTCAGGAAAATACCGTGCCTTTTACCCAGCCGTTACAAGACTGGATTAATGAGCATGCCTGGGGTTCGACCTGGCAGCGTGAAGGTGTATTGCCACGTAAATACCGCTCTCTGATTACGCTTGCATTTCTTACCGCACTCAAAAGCCCAACCGAACTTAAAGGCCATGTTCGAGGTGCCTTGAATAATGGTGCGTCTGTTGAAGAAATTCAGGAAGTCCTGCTCCATAGTCTGCCTTATTGTGGCGCACCTGCGACACAGGAAGCCTTTCGCGCAGCACTTGAAGTAATTCAGGACTATCAGGCAAACCAGCAGAATTAA